The Theobroma cacao cultivar B97-61/B2 chromosome 1, Criollo_cocoa_genome_V2, whole genome shotgun sequence genome contains the following window.
CACCATGCAAGGTATGGAGAGAGTATGAACCCAAAAATCTAACAGCTCAAATATCAGAATGTAGCAGCCTGTTACCTCCACCAGCAATATCGGTTTAGAAAATCAGGGATGCTCTCTCTATTCAGACAAAATCAATCCGTAAGAAATTACCACGAGATCTCAGTGATGACAGCTCCATACCAAGCCTAACCAGTTTAGGCAATCTCAGACAACAGTAAGCTAATCAGGTAAGCTGTTTAAACATCCTGCCACTACTTAATTCACATCACTTTCACATCCTACAATTCAACATAAAGTGAGAAAGCACTTGAAATGACAATCTAGAATAGACGCGAACACAAAATTTCATGATACACCAAAATATAGCATACAAAGAGATCAACCCTTTAGTCACAGAAGCCAAGAAACATCCCTCTCAGTGttcattttcttcactttcttgAAATGACTAATACACATATGATTGGGAACAGGTTAACCATTCCCAAGCATAAACTATTGCAACCACAGAATATTAGAGAAGGAATGCAGTGGCTACTAAAGAAGCGCTTTGAATGAATGATTTGAAATGGTTGCAATCTAAAGATCCACCATATCTGCTAGGATGTGGACTTTAaagttataattattagtCACTGGCCAAACTGAAACTCCATGGTGCATTTGGAACATGTTAAGGTGATCAAGAGGGCACTAAGCAGATTTAGGAGAGTAAATGTCAACCTTGTGGACTGAGAGATCGTTATGGTCGATGTAACGTCACTGCAGAGGAAGATATTAATTTCAGTCCCACCGTAGACGTGGAGAGAGTAAATCCAGAAAGGGTGCATTAGGTATACTGAAAGCCAAGAAACTAGAAAGACACAATATAAATTACAATCCACTCAAGCACATGGGGGTGGGAGGATTTGAACTAAGACCTCTTAGGACATCACTGGATCCTTTTGCCATTAGGCCAAGGCCTCATTGCTAATTGCATCCTAGATTATTCATAAGGAAGTATAAAAACATATATCCCTAGAGATATAGAAGTGACAAAGGATTAACAAGGTTCATTTTGTAACATTTTCACTCATCTGTATATAGAAATTCAAATAGAATAACTAACATCAATgtggaaataaaaattatattctgTATCCCTGCCACCTTAATTTACTTGCAAATGTTTTTATCCTAACAAATTTATGATTCTGACTAAAAAATGCCACAATAACAGAACAACAATTACAAGGATTAGCTTTGATGTCGCACTTTTGGTAAACTTTTTTGGGAATTCTAGGCATAGTTTGAGGTCCTAGTGAAAATTTAAAAGCATGAAACAGAATAATGTGAAAAAGGTGACGGTTGGCAGTAGTGCTAACAGTTAGGGTTCCATGAGTGTGGCCTTCATAAATCTCAAACAAAAAGATATcaaacatattaatatatttttcttctccGCTTGAGTTCAGAGATATCAAAGGTCTATGGAGAGATCATATGgcttataaataatatttctgaaaaaaaaaaagagaaaagattaTATTGCTAATCATTCTGATTTGCATTCCCCAGAAAGCCATAGCCTATCACTTTATTATCACAACAAATGAATGTTACAGTTTCCACAAATAGCAAttggggaaaagaaaaaaatggaaaccATACAGGCCCCAACAGGTCAACAAGAAGTTCTCACTCACTTGAAGACAAGATCGTGACAAGTACTGTCACATGGGTATGCACAGTCAATAGCTTTAACAGCTGTTCGATCAAAGAACCAGTCTCCAACAGACACTGCAACTGCCTGCataattataatgaaattCAAACTAATGCAAAAGATATTCTCATATAACCTCTGACCCATTCAGGCAGACAGAAATCTATTTGCTACTTTGTGTTTAAGCCTTAGCAAACATTTCAACATAAAGTTTGGAATTAAGGGACTATGgagttttatgttatttccACCCTAAATCACAAAGTGCTAAATGAGGTATAGTTCTCCAGAAACTTCAGAAGATAGACACTGTTATCATTTATCTGCAGCTGCTGCAGGAACTTAACAACTTAATACAGATGGGACATACCTTGTTTCCAATACGGGgagaatcattctcataccATGTATCCTGCCTCTCTGACTGGCAGTGAGCAAAACAAGAATTTATGAATAAACCATTTTGATTGGACTTTGAGAAAACATTTATGGCGTTGAGCATTTGACTCCTGAAGTCTGCTCAATgtgagaaagaagaaaatagcaGTTACAGGCAATTCATCTGTATTTTCCAGTTAATAAAATTAAGCCAAAACATAGCAGAAAACAAAATTGGAAATCACCTTGCAGAAACTGCATTTGTGTTGAGTTACAATGGGAACGATCCATTTTGCACTCACGCCAGGAGCCATGAGGATCAGCAGATGATGGAATTAAACTCTCTTGGACCTGAAAACagaaattagaatattaaTCCAAGTTACTTGCCAATCAAGAGGTCATCTTGGTAAAGCTATTGGCGAATCCACTGGCAACTCCACCGGAAGAATGACTGTCTACTTTTGGGCTTTGGCTTGAGGTCAAAGGGGAAAGGAGAAGGataggcttttttttttttttttcatagaaAGGATAGGGTTGTTTAGGTTCAAAGAGTTGCTGTCTTAGAAAAGCCAATGCAGGACAGGACCCAACAATGCCCTATTCAAACAATCAGGAAGTTTCACTCTGTTGACAGCTGTTTAGAGGAGGTCTTGACGTTTAGCATTATGAAATCTTGTCTGATATGTTTCTGGGTGGAAATATGGATTctcattaaaagaaaaaagacgaagagaaaatgaaaagaattagcagacacaagaagaaaaagaaagaaagtagcAAAAGGAGGAAGATTACCTGCCATGCATCATAGGCTGCATTGAGAAGAAACAAAGGAGTCCTGATATTTGCAACCAAGTTTTGAGGGAAGAAGCACTGTAAATGAAAGATAGAGTTACGATCCTTTGAATGAGTTAGATCTTCTCTCTTACCCTAATCTAGTTAAGCAGATATGTTTACCGAAGTTGGATCCATTTGACTGGTACAAGTGTTTGGCAGATTCTTTTGCACACCCTAAAATTTAATTGAGCAGAAAGCAATCAGAAAAGATTTCATGACAATGAGTGTTGATTACTCATAACAGCACTAGCATTTCTTTCCTGAGGACAAAAGATCTATGTTGAAAAGATTAATACCACAAAATACTAATATATAGCTCAGGCACCTCAGATCAAAAGCACTGAAGTGACTACAAATGACGCTTACTTGGCCTTCTAAGGTTAAGACACAAAACTAGCTATTAATTGAGTTTTCACCAACTCAGAAACTTAAAAGAGGAGCATAAGCAGTACCTGTAAGGTAACCACACCCCCATACATATCCCTTAATGAATGGCCACCAGCCACATTAGTTCTGCATAATTAATGGAAACCATTTATCAATActatatttttgaattgaagaGAACCTACTATAACCACAAAGGAGGGAACAGAGCATAGTTCATTACGCATCAAGGAACATTCCCGCATCGCTTAGACATTTCACTTTGGTGGTTTTTGGAAACAAATCCTTAAATTCATCACAGTGTAGAATGGATGCTAGACCCCCAGCTGAGCATCCAGAAAGAAGAGCCTGAAACACAATCATATATTAGATACCCAAAACCAAATTGAAAACTAAAAGAACATGCTAGGTGCAAAACCTGCTCAGCATTCTGCATTCCCTTGGCCATTAATTCTTCCATAGCAGCTGACCAGATCCTTTGTCCTCTAAAATAAAGTTGGTTAGCCTGAAAGTAAAATCACTGAATACCATGAATACTTCACCAGATTATGACAGAAAAAAGTGCTATAGAATATATGCTAGAGAAGAAAAGCAATCTGTTCTGGAACAGAGTCTATCTTAAAGAACTAAACATGTTAATTttaaccccccccccccccctttcCCCCCCCAAAAAGAATATCATCACTTGTCCAATTAGAGTTAGGTTACAATAATCACATCAACTAACTTCCCTAACAGTTATAAATCATTGAAGAGCATGacggaaaaacaagaaaataataacTGTAAGACTAGAAGAATCTAAAATAAGCATAAAGTAAATCAAACTTGACCACTAATTTCACTGACTAGGCTATTCGTGTCATGAGTAACAGTTCAGGAAAATGCTTCAAAGGGTTAAAAGTACTCTTGCTAACCTCATTCTGGCCCTCCCCAGCAAACGATGCCCCATCGCAGTACCGTAGCTTCACTCTGTTCCAGTTGTAGAAATCTGCAGGGCGCAAGAGGCcccattcaaaatttttatgagGAAATGCTGCATAAATACTGGTccaaaaagtataaaaataggATTACAAAATTCTACAAACCAGGATTTTCTTCAGCTTTATTGCTCAATATTCCGGTGAAATTTGTTTGCTTCGCCATAAATTTTGATGAACCACGTCGAGTAGTTTTACGGAAGACACAAGTTCGAATGTTATTACACCATCCACCTCCCTTAAGACAAACATTTATGCCGACAAAGTTAGAAAAATAGATGCAACCAGTAAAGAGATCTATGTTGGCATAGGAACAAAGTGATATGACTTCAGAATCCCAGCGCAAAAAGGATTACAAATCTATCTTTATCAGGATCATACAATGCTAAATACACTTATCAAATGAGGTGTTAAAGCCTGTTAAACAAACCTCCAAATGAATGAGCCAGCCGTTTGAACCTGAACCGAACCCACGATCCAGATGATAACCAGGAGGCGTCCCATCCAAACAAACTGTGACACAACGCatcaaaaaaaaagggagaattttgatatttcaaCATGAACAAAAAATCAGGCTTTCAGGCACTCCTGAAATACAACAATCAGAATTACCAGCTCCTTTAGAAGCAGCTCCTTGAATGAGAGTGAGGGGAACCATGAGAGTGTTGGCGCCAGGGGACGCTGCATCTTTCTCCAAGTACGAAAGCAGACTCTCTTTAGCTTTCAATTCTTCAACCGCATCTTCAGATCGGCTCAAACCAATTCCAACTACACAACACAGACTCAAAACCCATATCGAAACCCGATTCATTATGTTTCTTCCTCCTGTCTTTTCAATCCTATCTATTTACAGAGTACAGCTAACTCTACCtactaagaaaaaaaaaaaacaatgtcTTTTCAGTCTGGGAGTTTCAAAATCTTAGCAATAGATAGCTGGCACTTAAAAATGACCATCAAAGTGCAAACTTTTTAGTGGGAATGTGGACATTATAATAATGGCTACAGATTTCCGCTAAGATGTTGATATCCCAATTTTGGATAACAAAAAATGAAGGCAACCTTGTACAGTTGAGGCACATTCACTGCTAATTGATTAGAATTTCTGGAATATAATTGGTCAGCCGCAAGAGACCGTTGTGTCtttccatttatttatttatttttattatttcagaTTCCCATAATTGACAAATCTCCTCTTTTTTGCCGTCAGCTCAAAAGGCCAAAGCCACGTCCCTCTCAACACTCGATgccatttccttttcttttcactaTCTAGCGGCCCCTTCCCTCCCTGACCACAGTTGTTCTCTTGAATGCTCCTAGTTAACTCCCTACCTTTTTAAACCCTCTGCGTATTACCCAAATTTAattctctttccttttataaaagaattacAACTAGTCTTTCTCTTCGATGCCCTGGgaaattcttgaaaaatgGAAATTATGGCAATTTCGTAACGTGAGGAAATGTTTATAAGCTAAGACAATCACAGTACTATCGCCGTTGGTGGGCAGGCAAAACAGAACAACTACTCTTACTAAAACAGTATGTTGGTTTGAAATGGCCAATGAGCTGGTCTAGTACTTGGTATCAAAGTAAGGCCCGGAGCCGTCGGACCACCGGCACAATTCTCGTGCATTGTACGATGATCATGAAGATGTTTGACGCACGCTCCCTATATTCGCGAATAACCCGCTTTCCAGTAATTGCGCTTGCGATctagtattttaattgaattatttttccaACATTGTCATATTGGGTTTTattgcaaataaaaaaaaaacagtaaaCCACCATTCAGTAATTGTTTTCATTTAGAATTTTCGGTTAAAGCGTCGCAAAAATATATTCTTCATATTGGGTTTAGGTCAAACATTTTTGTCGATTTTCATGCTTTCCTTGAATTCGAGGGCTTATACATGCAAAGTGCAAGAGTATCTTTGTTCTTTTACTTTTGGTATTCTGCTTTTATGATTTCTGTCTTCTGGCGATAAAGTTATTCTTGTCAGTCTGTAATCAACTGTGTCTGTCGATGTTGGACTGCAGGTTGTCAACACTTCGTTGTTGATCCCAGCCTACTCAATATTTGATAGGCCATGCCCAAGAGAGCACTAGAGCATTAAACAATGAAAGTAAATATAACGCAAAGGAGATCAGAACCTGGACATAACTCAACCCTTTCTCCTTCACCCTTCTTTTAATTGTCTGTAAAGAATTATATGAATCTAGAATGTGGGCTGCATTGCAGCTCCATTGTTGGCTCAACCTATTTCAATTATGGGAATATGCTACAAATTCATACTATGATGGGATGGAAATTTGGCCAATTGCATCCCTACTATTACACATGTatgaattaatcaaaatttggAACAAAACTTCGAGAAAGGAAAGAGGAGATGAAAATCCCATCAAGATGCAGAAGCACTTGATAAGATATCCTCATCTTCACCAAAAGGATAGTGCTCATACACTTCAAGTAATAGTTCCCTGCACGGTACAACAGCCCCAAGCTTAATGCAAGCCAAGAAAGCACCTGAGAGTTTCCGATGAAGACTGTAAGCCTCATCAGGGGGTGGAGTAAGCCTGTGCCTCAGCATTGTTGCCCCAAGGTTTGAAATGCTTTGAGTAATATTAGTGGAGCGGAAATCATAGCCACCAGGCTTTGAGAATGGCAATCCCACGACAAAACCAGCTTGAACATGAGCCTCCAGCATTACCTCTGATTCCTTTCCCGTGAGGAACCCAAGCCTCTTTGACATCTCAATAACTGCCTCTCTGTCATCATTTGCACAAGCCATAACCTGGTCAAACATGTACAAGGAAGGAATCCTTTAGTTCAAATGGTAGAACAATCAAATCTGAAGATGCTAAAAATTTAACAGTGTTCAACAAACTATTGTAACACAAGGTTGGACATCTTGCTGCATTAATAAGCTTAAAGTGAAATCACTTTAGAGATCAAACTATATAAATACATGTTTATGCAGgaaaaaactaaaagaagaaaaaatatgaTCCATAAAGGTCTGAGAAGTATAAATGGCCAGTTTTCAGTCTAAATGTCAACATGAAATAATTAATGCTCCATTCATACAGAGAATTGATGCCACAAGCACTTTGGAAGGGAACTGACCATTCTCAAATAGTCATCAACAAAACGTTTTGGATAATCTCGAGCTGCTCCAAAGTCAATGAGATTGATTGTTCTGGTGGCCTCATCATATAAGAAATTACTCCAATTAGGGTCAGTCTGCACCAGAGCAAACACAATGTTTAAGACAAGCAAGAAATCACTTCTTCAACAATACttctaaaatgaaataatgcaGAAGTTTAAGAGAGTATATTAAGCAACCTCACAGAAAGGGCTAAACACATAGATCTACAAAGTTTTCTAAAAGGAAACTTCCAGTATCTGCTTGAATAGATTGCCATATgcttagaaaaaaattttgagaaatatACTAACCAACCATTTTATAATCTTTAAAGTAACTCTAAACCTTAGATGAAAAAGCATAAATAACCTTTAGGAATTTAAATACTTTGTAAAGAGAAGTAGGAAATATAGAGAAACACACAATATAATAACCtcttgaaaaaggaaaacgaAATTAAAGAAAGCATGCCTGCATGAAGCGGAATACAAAAAGCTCCATTAATGTCAGTTGCAGCAACTTTCTCCCAACATAATTACGAGTTCCTTGGTTTAGTAATGCAACCTTGTCAATTGGAACTCCTGCAGaaagtaaataatattttcaaactgAAAAATAGGGTTCACGAGATAATTCTATCAACTTTATCAACTGGAAACTGTTTTAGAGTACTGAATCACATTTATGCACTTTGATCTATCTGAAATTCcagttaaaaaattttcttttaagcaATTAAGGAAATTGTCCTTGGAATAATTAGTAATATAGCACCATACCATTGAAACAAATGATTTAAGCAAAATAGGAACCCAAAAGACACAACATAATTACCATAGACAAGTTCTGTCGTTAAAACTCTTTTGCTTGAAATATCATCTATAACAAGTGGAACATAAAATCCCTCTCTGCTGGATAGCAGATCACAGAATCTTTTCTGATTGGATGCCTCCAAATTATAGTCACATTCACGAGATAATTCTTCTTTAGCCACCTGCAAGAATTCATGTAACGGACATAAACATGCAAATCTTCTTTTAAACACAGAATTTTCATTTGTTAAATGCCCCAGACTATCATCCAATCACTTAATTCACATTCTCTAGCATCCAATACAGGACTGAGCAGCCATTTTTGAGGCATGAGAAAAGTAAGCACTGGAACCCACTACCCTGAGCAAAAAAGGTGCAGGAAAAGGATCAAACATTCATAAGAGAAAATACTCTAGTTATATACTGGGTGAGGCAAGTCTATATCTAAATGTGTCCATCATAGCACTAGCATTTAAGGCCAACCACTTACTTATTACAATACGCATACTAggaaattgaataataatgcAAGTTCATACAAGCATAACAGCCTACCTTCATTGCTCTATCAAGATAAAGTCCTTCAGGAATTAGATTTGTATAATCTAATAGAAGTTTCACGTTCTGAATGTCACTTTCAATGCTATCTGCCACACCAGGGTACTGAATTTTCATGGCTACATCCATACCATCCTTTGTGACAGCTTGGTGAACCTACAATTATAGAAAAACTGTAAGTCCAGGCTGGGTAACCATCAAAATGATATAAAAGGCCCTTGGAACGGGACAACAGTTGGTTCATCCAAATTAAACCattgagaaaaatattcaatCTGAAATGATCAAACAGAGCAGTCTCatggtaaagaaagaaaaagtaaacaGACAAGCAAGCATTGTAAGAATTTGAAATGCTGATAGTAATAAAATAAGGAAAGCAAAAATCAAGAACTGCATTTCatatatacaaaaaagaaactaCATGTAACTAGCATCAAactaactttcaaaaaaaaaaaaaaactaagccAGAGACAAGTTAAAATGTATAATGCAGAAAATGATCACATAAAACACCAGCAAACTAAAACGAAGGTTGAAAAGAAGACCAAATCCTGAGCTTCACCAAGTTATCCATTTCAACCATATAACATCaattctagaaaaaaaaataatgagtaATTGATATTAATATGTTCACATCTTGATCAAAAGTTTGCACACAAAGACTCCTGCTAGCACGATCAATAAAAGAAGTAAAACATAGAAAGAGAAATATGCTACCTTACATGGTTACAAAGACTTAACATATAAGGGAACATCCTAGTCAGTGTGACAATGAAAACGACATGCAACTATTTTGGTTTACCTGGCCTATACTTGCAGCAGCCATGGGTTCATAATCAAAGCTAGTCAACTTTGAAGACCAATCACGGCCTAGTTCAGCATCCAAAACTTGATTGAGCTGGCTCCTTGGCATCACATCTGCCCCTTGACGCACAATATCCAGAGCAGTTAAGATCTacagaaaatgaaagaattcaaaaataaGATTATCCATTATGCCAAGTTTTATGGCCAAGTTGATTCAAGGAAAAGATATAAAACACAACCCTCTGCCTAAAATCCTCTTAACTGACTCCTTTAAAAGAACTACAAATGTATCTCTTCTCCTGAGCCAAATATCCCACTATCAAGTTACATTCATACGACAGCGTTCTAACACATATAACAGAAAATTACCATACCGGAGCAGGAACAAGGGATTCATCCTGTATGCTTAACATCTGACCAATTTTTAAAGCCGCGCCACGCATCCTACAAAGCGCAAGGGCCAATCTTTCTGCATTTTGTTCAGACAAGAATGGTGAAATAGCAGATTGCTTGTCGTTTGAGTTTGGTGAACCATAGACAAGCCTCTTGGCAGATTCCTGAACTGTTCCCCAAGCAAGACCGGCTCCTAAAGCAGCAAAGCTTTTGATGTTATAAAAAgcacaagttagcaaaatatagcagaaaaaagaaaaattttgcaatAGCAATATAActaaaacattaaaagaatacaaaaacaaaatttaccCAAATGCTCTAGAAAATGGAGTAGCAGGAACTTTCCTTTCCCTCGGCCTCCGTCTCTTCAAATCTACTGGCGCCTCTGCCGCCACTTCACCGTCGTCAACATCGTGCTTATGATCCAAATTGgactcactttctctctctaatccATCATTACCAACCTTCTCTTCAAGAATCGTTTGATCATTACTGCTGACGACTATTTCGCAATGGATTGGTTCATCTAGGGTGGGGTTCGCCGGTGCGACGCCGTTGGAGAAAGAATTTACATTGTCCTCGGCAACGCCATCGTTATTGCTGTTGAAGTAGACGACGGATTCTTTGGGCCTAGGGCTGGAGAACTCACGGACCGTACCTTTAGTTAGGCCCGTTAGGTCGGTAGCCGAGAC
Protein-coding sequences here:
- the LOC18613828 gene encoding pectin acetylesterase 6 isoform X2; translated protein: MNRVSIWVLSLCCVVGIGLSRSEDAVEELKAKESLLSYLEKDAASPGANTLMVPLTLIQGAASKGAVCLDGTPPGYHLDRGFGSGSNGWLIHLEGGGWCNNIRTCVFRKTTRRGSSKFMAKQTNFTGILSNKAEENPDFYNWNRVKLRYCDGASFAGEGQNEANQLYFRGQRIWSAAMEELMAKGMQNAEQALLSGCSAGGLASILHCDEFKDLFPKTTKVKCLSDAGMFLDATNVAGGHSLRDMYGGVVTLQGVQKNLPNTCTSQMDPTSCFFPQNLVANIRTPLFLLNAAYDAWQVQESLIPSSADPHGSWRECKMDRSHCNSTQMQFLQDFRSQMLNAINVFSKSNQNGLFINSCFAHCQSERQDTWYENDSPRIGNKAVAVSVGDWFFDRTAVKAIDCAYPCDSTCHDLVFKESIPDFLNRYCWWR
- the LOC18613828 gene encoding pectin acetylesterase 6 isoform X3 gives rise to the protein MNRVSIWVLSLCCVVGIGLSRSEDAVEELKAKESLLSYLEKDAASPGANTLMVPLTLIQGAASKGAVCLDGTPPGYHLDRGFGSGSNGWLIHLEGGGWCNNIRTCVFRKTTRRGSSKFMAKQTNFTGILSNKAEENPDFYNWNRVKLRYCDGASFAGEGQNEANQLYFRGQRIWSAAMEELMAKGMQNAEQALLSGCSAGGLASILHCDEFKDLFPKTTKVKCLSDAGMFLDATNVAGGHSLRDMYGGVVTLQGVQKNLPNTCTSQMDPTSCFFPQNLVANIRTPLFLLNAAYDAWQVQESLIPSSADPHGSWRECKMDRSHCNSTQMQFLQDFRSQMLNAINVFSKSNQNGLFINSCFAHCQSERQDTWYENDSPRIGNKAVAVSVGDWFFDRTAVKAIDCAYPCDSTCHDLVFKM
- the LOC18613828 gene encoding pectin acetylesterase 6 isoform X1, with protein sequence MNRVSIWVLSLCCVVGIGLSRSEDAVEELKAKESLLSYLEKDAASPGANTLMVPLTLIQGAASKGAVCLDGTPPGYHLDRGFGSGSNGWLIHLEGGGWCNNIRTCVFRKTTRRGSSKFMAKQTNFTGILSNKAEENPDFYNWNRVKLRYCDGASFAGEGQNEANQLYFRGQRIWSAAMEELMAKGMQNAEQALLSGCSAGGLASILHCDEFKDLFPKTTKVKCLSDAGMFLDATNVAGGHSLRDMYGGVVTLQGVQKNLPNTCTSQMDPTSCFFPQNLVANIRTPLFLLNAAYDAWQVQESLIPSSADPHGSWRECKMDRSHCNSTQMQFLQDFRSQMLNAINVFSKSNQNGLFINSCFAHCQSERQDTWYENDSPRIGNKAVAVSVGDWFFDRTAVKAIDCAYPCDSTCHDLVFNDVTSTITISQSTRLTFTLLNLLSALLITLTCSKCTMEFQFGQ
- the LOC18613828 gene encoding pectin acetylesterase 6 isoform X4 gives rise to the protein MNRVSIWVLSLCCVVGIGLSRSEDAVEELKAKESLLSYLEKDAASPGANTLMVPLTLIQGAASKGAVCLDGTPPGYHLDRGFGSGSNGWLIHLEGGGWCNNIRTCVFRKTTRRGSSKFMAKQTNFTGILSNKAEENPDFYNWNRVKLRYCDGASFAGEGQNEANQLYFRGQRIWSAAMEELMAKGMQNAEQALLSGCSAGGLASILHCDEFKDLFPKTTKVKCLSDAGMFLDATNVAGGHSLRDMYGGVVTLQGVQKNLPNTCTSQMDPTSCFFPQNLVANIRTPLFLLNAAYDAWQVQESLIPSSADPHGSWRECKMDRSHCNSTQMQFLQDFRSQMLNAINVFSKSNQNGLFINSCFAHCQSERQDTWYENDSPRIGNKAVAVSVGDWFFDRTAVKAIDCAYPCDSTCHDLVFK
- the LOC18613829 gene encoding protein ABC transporter 1, mitochondrial codes for the protein MSSLNQLGRLVNGLSLIAKEIVKRSQTIENAKKGDLETLLASSIKNAVVSATDLTGLTKGTVREFSSPRPKESVVYFNSNNDGVAEDNVNSFSNGVAPANPTLDEPIHCEIVVSSNDQTILEEKVGNDGLERESESNLDHKHDVDDGEVAAEAPVDLKRRRPRERKVPATPFSRAFGFAALGAGLAWGTVQESAKRLVYGSPNSNDKQSAISPFLSEQNAERLALALCRMRGAALKIGQMLSIQDESLVPAPILTALDIVRQGADVMPRSQLNQVLDAELGRDWSSKLTSFDYEPMAAASIGQVHQAVTKDGMDVAMKIQYPGVADSIESDIQNVKLLLDYTNLIPEGLYLDRAMKVAKEELSRECDYNLEASNQKRFCDLLSSREGFYVPLVIDDISSKRVLTTELVYGVPIDKVALLNQGTRNYVGRKLLQLTLMELFVFRFMQTDPNWSNFLYDEATRTINLIDFGAARDYPKRFVDDYLRMVMACANDDREAVIEMSKRLGFLTGKESEVMLEAHVQAGFVVGLPFSKPGGYDFRSTNITQSISNLGATMLRHRLTPPPDEAYSLHRKLSGAFLACIKLGAVVPCRELLLEVYEHYPFGEDEDILSSASAS